One Nostoc punctiforme PCC 73102 DNA window includes the following coding sequences:
- a CDS encoding asparagine synthetase B family protein produces the protein MLFDAFKNRKSPKIEFIKTDPTWRVAWGTVDESYENIAWRDEKFYVVLPRTASGFLTEKLAISSGGRFVVVGDVWLTNQVQLLQKLGIEPDSFQGSYLQVVANLWERWGFECLHQLVGMFALVVWDRERQVLKLVRDRIGVRTLYYTTTGSVRWIAPQLRTLSPHRSSELDLVALRDYLCCAFVPGERTLWEQVRELRPGTVLEFPDQKIEAYWQLQEQIVAIDQPLAWHGDRLRELLDQVVQEYLPPANEPVGVFLSGGLDSSCITALAAKFHKAPVHTFSIHFGSECPNELEFSSLVASHCQTQHHILEITFKDMWSRLPETMAYLDDPIGDPLTVPNLLLGRLARENVEVVLNGEGGDPCFGGPKNQPMLINSLYGSVTNQDALQAYLISFQKCAVDLPQLLKPEVWTAVQTAPWVFEEDLYSQASYLNRLMAMNIKFKGADQILTKVSNLTQAALLHGRSPLFDQRVVDLSMEIPPEYKLSGVEEKAVLKQVIADILPEEIIHRPKSGMMVPVQLGFRKYWQQEARDLLLNRNAAITPYLNQLPIRNWLNYQGDTWSRYGVKLWLLASLEIWLQVNQKVR, from the coding sequence ATGCTATTTGATGCGTTTAAAAATCGTAAATCTCCTAAAATCGAATTTATTAAGACTGACCCAACCTGGCGCGTAGCTTGGGGAACAGTTGATGAAAGTTATGAAAATATAGCTTGGCGAGATGAAAAATTTTATGTAGTTTTACCACGTACAGCTTCTGGATTTCTGACGGAGAAATTAGCAATCAGTTCTGGAGGACGATTTGTTGTTGTTGGTGATGTTTGGTTAACTAACCAAGTGCAGTTACTGCAAAAGTTAGGGATTGAACCGGATAGCTTTCAAGGAAGTTATCTGCAAGTAGTTGCCAATCTTTGGGAACGATGGGGTTTTGAATGTCTTCACCAACTTGTGGGAATGTTTGCGCTAGTGGTTTGGGATAGAGAAAGACAAGTATTGAAGTTGGTTCGCGATCGCATCGGTGTTCGGACTCTCTATTACACTACCACTGGTTCGGTTCGTTGGATTGCGCCTCAACTGAGAACTTTATCACCTCACCGTTCATCCGAATTAGATTTGGTAGCGTTGCGAGATTACCTTTGTTGTGCCTTTGTTCCAGGAGAAAGAACGCTTTGGGAACAGGTGCGCGAACTACGACCTGGAACCGTTTTAGAATTTCCCGACCAGAAAATTGAAGCTTACTGGCAGCTTCAAGAACAGATTGTAGCAATAGATCAACCCTTAGCATGGCATGGCGATCGCTTGCGAGAACTCCTAGACCAAGTTGTTCAAGAATATTTACCACCAGCAAACGAACCCGTCGGCGTTTTTCTTTCTGGTGGTTTGGACTCTAGCTGTATCACTGCTTTAGCAGCGAAATTCCACAAAGCACCAGTTCACACCTTCTCGATTCATTTTGGTTCAGAATGTCCCAATGAGTTAGAATTTTCCAGTCTCGTTGCATCCCATTGCCAGACGCAGCACCACATTTTGGAAATTACTTTTAAGGATATGTGGTCACGTCTGCCAGAAACAATGGCGTATTTAGATGACCCCATTGGCGACCCACTGACTGTTCCCAACCTCTTGCTGGGACGACTGGCGAGAGAAAACGTAGAAGTAGTTTTAAATGGTGAAGGTGGCGACCCCTGTTTTGGTGGGCCAAAAAATCAGCCAATGCTCATCAATAGTTTATATGGCTCTGTCACTAATCAGGATGCATTGCAAGCTTATTTAATTTCCTTTCAAAAGTGCGCTGTTGACTTACCGCAACTTTTAAAACCAGAAGTTTGGACAGCGGTACAAACAGCACCTTGGGTTTTTGAAGAAGATTTATATTCCCAAGCCAGCTATCTGAATCGTTTGATGGCAATGAACATCAAATTCAAAGGTGCTGACCAAATTCTGACGAAAGTCAGTAACTTGACTCAAGCAGCCCTTTTGCACGGACGTTCTCCCCTATTTGACCAACGAGTAGTAGATTTAAGCATGGAAATCCCTCCAGAGTATAAACTTTCTGGGGTGGAAGAAAAAGCAGTTTTAAAGCAAGTTATCGCAGATATCTTACCAGAGGAAATTATTCATCGTCCCAAAAGTGGCATGATGGTGCCTGTGCAGTTAGGATTTCGGAAATATTGGCAGCAAGAAGCTAGAGATTTATTACTAAATCGGAATGCAGCTATCACTCCTTACTTGAACCAGTTACCAATTCGTAATTGGTTAAACTATCAAGGAGATACTTGGAGTCGTTATGGAGTAAAGCTTTGGTTGCTTGCAAGTTTAGAAATTTGGTTACAGGTGAATCAAAAAGTGCGGTAG
- a CDS encoding amidase, producing the protein MQADFIPKTIAQASQQMQSGLLTSSMLVKHYLASIKKLNYTLNAFITVLEQQALEAAIQKDFERINGQNCGLLHGIPIVVKDNIDTAEVKTTVGSQLFCELTNQGLRDRIPLSDSVIVQKLKAAGAVILGKTNLSEFAADLSGNNLFYGNTCNFWNHNHSSGGSSSGSATAIAARLCLAGIGTDTGGSIRVPASWSGVVGLRPTYRLLSNKGIFPRTRSFDTVGFLTNCVEDIAILLDAVLFPISTNLKQLYPLPTNINGLKLGILNNYTFRGIEPEIAKAISNAISILKKLGAEIITINSPFLIEGFDEVTYSTIALYEFHQVLQAEYATNPNKFGAKVQSDLSKGVKISHHSYKKAKQKREECFLQRQKLFQEVDILLTPTTPIVAPLIDADAKIYRLNQRFMLPFSFLGLPAISLPCGQSTQGLPIGLQLVGNSYTEALILRVAFALQVATTFSEDSLL; encoded by the coding sequence ATGCAAGCAGATTTTATCCCTAAAACGATCGCACAAGCAAGTCAGCAAATGCAAAGTGGCTTGCTAACTTCCAGCATGTTAGTCAAGCATTATCTCGCAAGTATCAAAAAGTTAAATTATACACTCAATGCTTTTATTACAGTTCTAGAGCAACAAGCCCTAGAAGCTGCTATTCAAAAAGACTTTGAGCGAATAAACGGTCAAAACTGCGGGCTGTTACACGGGATTCCTATTGTTGTAAAAGATAATATTGATACAGCAGAAGTAAAAACTACCGTTGGTTCACAACTTTTTTGCGAACTGACAAATCAAGGACTGCGCGATCGCATACCATTATCTGATAGTGTAATTGTCCAAAAGCTCAAGGCAGCAGGTGCGGTAATTTTAGGTAAGACAAATTTAAGCGAATTTGCGGCTGACCTTTCTGGAAACAATCTTTTTTATGGAAATACTTGCAACTTCTGGAACCACAACCACTCATCAGGAGGTTCTTCTAGCGGAAGTGCAACCGCTATTGCTGCACGCCTTTGTTTAGCTGGAATTGGTACTGATACTGGTGGTTCAATTCGAGTCCCCGCCAGTTGGTCAGGAGTGGTAGGACTGCGCCCAACTTACAGATTACTTAGCAATAAAGGTATTTTTCCCCGCACTCGTAGTTTTGATACAGTTGGTTTTTTGACAAATTGTGTAGAAGATATTGCTATTTTACTTGATGCTGTACTCTTCCCTATTTCCACAAATTTAAAACAACTATATCCTCTACCAACTAATATCAACGGGTTAAAATTGGGCATACTTAATAACTATACATTTCGGGGAATTGAACCAGAAATTGCTAAGGCAATTTCTAACGCCATATCCATCTTGAAAAAACTTGGAGCGGAAATTATCACTATAAATTCTCCATTTTTAATAGAGGGATTTGATGAGGTGACTTATTCCACTATTGCTCTTTATGAATTCCATCAAGTTTTGCAAGCAGAATACGCTACAAACCCCAATAAATTTGGAGCTAAAGTACAAAGCGACTTATCCAAAGGAGTAAAAATTTCTCATCACAGTTACAAAAAAGCAAAGCAGAAACGGGAAGAATGTTTTCTGCAACGGCAAAAACTGTTTCAGGAAGTGGATATTTTGCTAACACCCACAACACCAATAGTTGCACCTCTTATTGACGCAGATGCTAAAATCTATCGATTAAATCAGCGATTTATGTTACCTTTCAGTTTTCTGGGTTTACCTGCAATATCGCTGCCTTGTGGACAAAGCACTCAGGGTTTACCTATAGGATTGCAACTTGTTGGTAATTCCTATACCGAAGCTTTGATTTTAAGAGTTGCTTTTGCCTTGCAAGTTGCTACTACTTTCTCTGAAGATAGCCTTCTCTAA
- a CDS encoding LLM class flavin-dependent oxidoreductase gives MFAKQKLEFNWCAPVSGDGFYLGLPIWERPPSLEYTVEIFKTAERFGFRQVLIGMGFNHHIMEAWTLATAVLALTLNAGAMVAVRPGFYSAPVLAKMALTLDCISKGRLSLNIVTGGRPTEQAMYGDYLDHDSRYRRTREFMQICRQLWSTTNPFDYEGEFYQLHQTRLETLPLQPSGPLFYFGGASEMAQQVGAEFADVYLMWGEARQQLADRINQMQQLVSNCGRRKAVGYGLRINIIARTTEIEARETAREMLAKVSPQVLAKARATEFPNTKRESVGQSRQWKLRGNADEDWYVEPLLWAGISVVRSGAGMAIVGSYQQVAERLLQYIDLGITVFILSGYPHLEECENVGRNVLPLVREGYLQRK, from the coding sequence ATGTTTGCAAAACAGAAACTGGAATTTAATTGGTGCGCTCCGGTATCTGGTGATGGATTCTATTTAGGTTTGCCCATTTGGGAACGTCCTCCCAGTCTTGAGTATACAGTTGAGATTTTTAAAACAGCAGAACGATTCGGGTTCCGGCAGGTTTTAATTGGTATGGGTTTCAACCACCACATTATGGAGGCTTGGACTTTAGCAACAGCAGTTTTAGCCCTTACCCTTAATGCTGGAGCGATGGTAGCTGTGCGTCCAGGGTTTTATTCGGCTCCAGTATTGGCAAAGATGGCTCTTACCTTAGATTGCATCAGTAAAGGTCGCCTTTCCCTTAACATTGTCACAGGTGGACGACCAACAGAACAGGCAATGTATGGTGATTATTTAGATCATGATAGCCGCTATCGCCGCACTCGTGAATTTATGCAAATTTGTCGGCAGTTATGGTCAACCACTAATCCCTTTGACTATGAAGGAGAATTTTATCAGCTCCATCAAACTCGGTTAGAAACTTTACCTCTACAACCGTCTGGGCCGCTATTTTATTTCGGTGGTGCAAGCGAAATGGCTCAACAAGTGGGTGCAGAATTTGCAGATGTTTATCTAATGTGGGGAGAAGCACGACAACAACTAGCTGACCGAATTAACCAGATGCAGCAATTAGTTAGCAATTGCGGACGAAGAAAAGCGGTAGGTTATGGATTAAGGATTAATATTATTGCTCGAACAACTGAAATTGAAGCTAGAGAAACAGCAAGGGAAATGTTGGCAAAAGTTTCTCCACAAGTATTAGCTAAAGCACGAGCCACTGAATTTCCTAATACCAAGCGGGAAAGTGTCGGTCAAAGTCGACAATGGAAATTACGGGGAAATGCTGATGAAGATTGGTATGTTGAACCACTGCTTTGGGCTGGTATTTCTGTGGTACGGAGTGGTGCAGGAATGGCAATTGTTGGTAGTTATCAGCAAGTGGCAGAGCGTCTTTTGCAATACATAGACTTGGGAATCACAGTTTTTATTTTGTCTGGTTATCCCCATTTAGAAGAGTGCGAAAATGTGGGACGAAATGTTTTACCGTTAGTTAGAGAAGGCTATCTTCAGAGAAAGTAG
- a CDS encoding beta-lactamase hydrolase domain-containing protein, whose amino-acid sequence MSNTKKVSEDLSAAGQPTPEELKQAAQEGFKSVLNLRSPDEPGFLSDEQQQAQAAGLQYANIPLKPSEANQELTEAAIQEIENLPKPILIHCAAGARAGGIALISNAISEGLTYEEISQKAQELGFNLEQPHLKQFLLEKYIAKQAEKS is encoded by the coding sequence ATGAGCAACACTAAAAAAGTTAGTGAAGACTTGAGCGCTGCTGGACAACCAACTCCTGAAGAGTTAAAACAGGCAGCCCAAGAGGGATTTAAGTCGGTGCTAAACCTGCGCTCTCCTGATGAACCAGGTTTTCTCAGTGATGAACAGCAGCAAGCCCAAGCTGCTGGATTGCAATATGCCAATATCCCGTTAAAGCCTTCAGAAGCAAATCAAGAGCTAACAGAGGCAGCAATCCAGGAAATTGAAAACTTACCCAAACCAATTTTAATTCACTGCGCGGCTGGAGCAAGAGCTGGCGGTATTGCCTTGATTTCCAATGCTATTAGCGAAGGTCTGACCTATGAAGAAATTAGTCAGAAAGCGCAAGAGCTTGGTTTCAACTTAGAACAACCGCACCTTAAGCAATTCTTGCTTGAGAAGTATATTGCCAAGCAAGCAGAGAAAAGCTAG
- a CDS encoding nucleotidyltransferase family protein produces MSNIGLIILAAGASTRMGTPKQLLRYGEQSLIGHVVQVANASVCHPIIVVLGSYAERIKPEINSEQVHIVENPLLSEGISTSIRVGIEALNIINKEAKAVVLMVCDQPFISPQLINQLVEVHETTLKPIVASQYADTLGVPALFNRTFFAKLTTLSGTDGARHIIKKYLQEVLAVPFPEGVFDLDTPDDYEQLLLKNSEVRI; encoded by the coding sequence ATGTCTAATATCGGTCTGATTATTCTTGCTGCTGGTGCATCAACTCGTATGGGAACACCAAAACAACTTCTACGTTACGGTGAACAGAGTTTGATTGGGCATGTAGTTCAAGTGGCGAACGCTTCAGTTTGCCATCCAATTATCGTTGTATTAGGGTCATACGCTGAACGTATCAAACCAGAGATTAACTCAGAACAAGTACATATTGTAGAAAATCCACTTTTAAGTGAGGGAATAAGTACCTCTATTCGTGTTGGCATAGAAGCCCTGAATATAATCAATAAAGAAGCAAAAGCTGTTGTTTTGATGGTATGCGATCAACCTTTTATTTCACCTCAACTCATCAATCAACTTGTTGAAGTTCACGAAACTACTCTTAAACCAATCGTTGCTTCACAATATGCAGACACTCTAGGTGTCCCTGCATTATTTAACCGTACTTTCTTTGCAAAACTAACTACACTAAGTGGTACAGATGGTGCAAGACATATAATTAAAAAATATCTTCAAGAAGTTTTAGCAGTTCCTTTCCCAGAAGGTGTATTCGACTTAGATACTCCAGATGATTACGAGCAGCTTTTGTTGAAGAATTCAGAAGTCAGAATTTAG
- a CDS encoding Rieske 2Fe-2S domain-containing protein, with the protein MTLETETLQATSSTSTFETPENQQEFNWRQSWYPVCFLQDLPTNRPYTFSLYEEPFVLFKDQNGQLICLTDRCSHRAARLSDGQIIDGKIECSYHGWQFGNNGQCLHIPQLASDAKIPVNACVPSFKVLERQGIIWMWAGEAETAIDELIPSLPDWNKPECFNLDYVRDLPYDQSYFIENIIDPAHVPISHDGIIGSREDAQALDIEVIESNIQGIKGRWQRTRTPNLPWISLDFIAPNLILYKFANVQQGKFWGTALYSIPLGKNRCRILIRNYSNSFPQKTKLMPPWLDHILIRNKILEGDLQLVVEQKAQIERLKKNLKEVYLPLKTSDTLVVEYRKWLDKFGSSLPFYQGYSTSKNVGNSESDEKLITLDRFSQHTIICHSCNQAYQVTNKVRQSCIGVAIALAAIGILADDSRIRIAAISVSITAIVISAMAQTLKTHFERSYTRH; encoded by the coding sequence ATGACATTAGAAACAGAGACACTACAGGCGACATCATCAACTTCTACCTTTGAAACACCTGAAAATCAGCAGGAATTTAACTGGAGACAATCTTGGTATCCTGTCTGTTTTCTGCAAGATTTGCCTACAAATCGTCCTTATACTTTTTCGTTATATGAAGAACCCTTCGTTTTGTTCAAAGACCAAAATGGACAGCTTATCTGTTTAACGGATCGTTGTTCCCACCGTGCAGCTAGACTTTCTGATGGACAAATTATTGACGGCAAAATAGAATGTTCATACCACGGTTGGCAGTTTGGCAATAATGGTCAATGTCTACACATTCCCCAGTTAGCAAGCGATGCAAAAATTCCGGTAAATGCTTGCGTGCCATCCTTTAAAGTCTTGGAACGTCAAGGTATCATTTGGATGTGGGCAGGTGAAGCTGAAACAGCTATTGATGAGCTAATTCCATCACTACCAGATTGGAACAAGCCGGAATGCTTCAACTTAGACTATGTACGTGACCTACCTTACGACCAAAGCTATTTTATTGAAAATATTATTGACCCAGCTCATGTTCCAATCAGTCATGATGGCATCATTGGAAGTCGAGAAGATGCCCAAGCGTTAGACATAGAAGTCATTGAAAGCAATATTCAGGGAATTAAGGGAAGGTGGCAACGAACACGGACACCCAATCTGCCTTGGATTTCATTAGATTTCATTGCTCCGAATTTGATTCTTTACAAATTTGCTAATGTACAGCAAGGTAAATTTTGGGGTACAGCCTTGTATTCAATTCCACTAGGCAAGAATAGATGTCGGATTCTCATCAGAAATTATAGTAACTCTTTTCCCCAAAAAACCAAGCTGATGCCTCCCTGGTTAGATCACATCTTGATAAGAAACAAAATCTTGGAAGGTGATTTGCAATTAGTTGTTGAACAAAAAGCGCAAATTGAGCGTTTGAAAAAAAATCTCAAAGAAGTGTATTTACCTCTGAAAACATCTGATACTTTGGTGGTTGAGTATCGCAAGTGGCTAGATAAATTTGGGTCATCTTTGCCGTTTTATCAAGGTTATTCCACCTCAAAAAATGTCGGGAATAGCGAGTCCGATGAAAAGTTGATAACATTAGACCGATTTTCGCAACATACAATTATTTGTCATTCCTGCAATCAAGCTTATCAAGTGACAAATAAAGTTAGACAAAGTTGTATAGGGGTAGCGATCGCTTTAGCTGCTATAGGGATACTTGCAGATGATTCTAGAATCAGAATAGCAGCAATATCGGTTTCTATAACAGCAATTGTAATATCCGCTATGGCTCAGACACTCAAAACTCACTTTGAGCGTTCCTACACTCGTCACTAA
- the coaE gene encoding dephospho-CoA kinase (Dephospho-CoA kinase (CoaE) performs the final step in coenzyme A biosynthesis.) has product MIKRIIGLTGGIATGKTTVTNYLASAYNLPILDADIYAREAVSLGSPILGAIAKRYGEQILLPDGSLNRQKLGEIIFNRQDERKWIDNLIHPDVRDRFLKAIAQSSLQTLVLVVPLLFEAGMTDLVTEIWVVCCSQEQQLQRLIQRNHLNTEQAQARINSQVSIEEKVARADVVLDNSSTLERLLKQIDVALKTTSRG; this is encoded by the coding sequence ATGATAAAACGTATAATCGGCTTAACCGGAGGTATTGCCACAGGCAAAACCACTGTCACCAATTATTTAGCTAGCGCTTATAACCTGCCGATTCTGGATGCAGATATTTATGCGAGAGAGGCAGTATCTTTAGGTTCGCCTATTCTTGGTGCGATCGCTAAACGTTACGGCGAACAAATTTTATTACCAGATGGCAGCCTCAACCGCCAAAAGCTAGGCGAAATTATCTTTAATCGTCAAGATGAACGCAAATGGATAGACAATTTAATTCATCCTGATGTGCGCGATCGCTTTCTCAAAGCAATTGCCCAATCTTCCTTACAAACACTGGTGTTAGTAGTGCCTCTATTATTTGAAGCGGGAATGACTGATTTGGTTACAGAAATTTGGGTAGTGTGTTGTTCTCAAGAGCAACAATTACAAAGATTGATACAACGAAACCATTTAAATACAGAACAGGCACAAGCCAGGATCAATAGCCAAGTATCTATCGAAGAAAAAGTAGCTCGTGCAGATGTAGTTTTAGATAACTCTTCCACCCTAGAAAGACTACTGAAGCAGATAGATGTCGCTCTAAAAACTACAAGTAGGGGCTAG
- the cobA gene encoding uroporphyrinogen-III C-methyltransferase — protein MTKIEERGKVYLVGAGPGDVAYLTVKAYNLLAAAQVLVYDALVDAQLLQCVPPNCLKLDVGKRGGKPSTTQTEINKLLVKYCQQGKQVVRLKSGDPLIFGRCTSEIEALKASGCDFELIPGISSALAAPLFAGIPLTDPVLSRCFAVLTAHEPEVLDWEALSRLETLVILMGGQHLPEIVHQLVQHGRSHLTPIAIIRWAGTPRQKIWTAQLGNILEQTTGLSLSPAVIVVGEVVGLHKYLQPEKIDCQDSTTAQTPMLNNLSASPEPLTGKTILVTRSVGQSSTFSDRLTTLGATVIEMPTLEIGPPSSWEALDDAIAHLSQFDWLILTSSNGIDYFFERLIAQGKDTRALAGVKIAVVGEKTANSLKQYSLQPDFIPPNFVADSLIENFPEKLDGKKVLFPRVESGGREILVKELTLKGAKVIEVAAYQSCCPSSIPSGAELALQNHNVNVITFASSKTVQFFYQLTEKIFSQNSDVSQLLENVCIASIGPQTSKTCHDLFGRVDVEAQEYTLDGLTQALIIWATNY, from the coding sequence ATGACTAAGATTGAAGAAAGGGGCAAAGTCTACCTTGTAGGTGCTGGGCCTGGAGATGTGGCATATCTGACGGTAAAAGCTTACAATCTCTTAGCTGCTGCTCAGGTTTTAGTCTACGATGCCCTGGTAGATGCTCAATTATTGCAGTGTGTACCACCTAATTGCTTGAAGTTGGATGTTGGGAAACGCGGTGGTAAACCTAGTACAACCCAAACTGAGATTAATAAGTTACTAGTAAAATATTGCCAGCAAGGAAAACAAGTTGTAAGGCTCAAATCAGGCGATCCATTGATTTTTGGGCGTTGCACTTCTGAAATTGAAGCTTTGAAAGCATCTGGTTGTGATTTTGAACTGATACCAGGAATTTCTTCTGCCCTTGCAGCACCCTTGTTTGCAGGAATTCCCCTTACAGATCCGGTGTTGAGTCGTTGTTTTGCAGTGCTTACAGCTCATGAACCAGAGGTTTTAGACTGGGAGGCACTCTCACGCTTGGAGACACTAGTAATTTTGATGGGAGGGCAACATCTGCCAGAGATTGTACATCAACTGGTGCAACACGGGCGATCGCACTTAACACCCATTGCAATCATCCGTTGGGCAGGAACTCCTCGTCAAAAAATTTGGACAGCGCAACTGGGCAATATTTTGGAACAAACCACCGGATTATCACTTTCCCCGGCGGTAATTGTTGTTGGCGAAGTTGTTGGGCTACATAAGTACTTACAACCTGAGAAAATAGATTGTCAGGATTCGACTACAGCCCAAACTCCAATGTTAAACAACCTCTCCGCCTCTCCCGAACCCCTCACTGGTAAAACAATCTTGGTGACACGTTCAGTTGGACAGTCGAGTACATTTAGCGATCGCCTCACCACATTAGGTGCAACAGTCATCGAAATGCCTACCTTAGAAATCGGCCCGCCCTCCAGTTGGGAAGCTTTGGATGATGCGATCGCTCATTTATCTCAGTTCGACTGGTTAATTCTCACTTCTAGCAATGGCATAGATTACTTTTTTGAAAGGTTAATCGCCCAAGGTAAAGATACCCGTGCCTTAGCAGGTGTAAAAATTGCCGTCGTTGGCGAGAAAACAGCCAATAGTCTCAAACAATACTCTCTCCAACCAGATTTTATTCCCCCCAACTTTGTTGCAGATTCTTTAATAGAAAATTTCCCAGAGAAACTGGATGGTAAAAAAGTTTTATTCCCCAGAGTTGAAAGTGGCGGAAGAGAAATTTTGGTTAAGGAATTAACTCTCAAGGGAGCAAAGGTGATAGAAGTTGCCGCATATCAATCCTGTTGTCCTAGTAGTATTCCATCTGGAGCAGAGTTAGCTCTCCAAAACCATAATGTAAATGTAATTACCTTTGCCAGTTCTAAAACTGTGCAATTTTTCTATCAGCTTACTGAAAAGATATTCTCCCAAAATTCTGATGTTAGTCAACTCTTAGAGAACGTTTGTATTGCTTCTATCGGGCCTCAAACCTCTAAAACTTGTCATGATTTATTCGGGCGTGTAGATGTGGAAGCCCAAGAATATACTTTAGATGGTTTAACCCAAGCATTAATAATATGGGCAACAAATTATTAG
- a CDS encoding tetratricopeptide repeat protein → MLKNKNVLVAAIICLCLSNGNTAFSKDVGVVLSKIPGSNRAALPGNKNAVANFEEGSNLYKQGDFKGAEVAFRKAIELEPNFVQAYIALANTLDDQGKPQEAIAHYKKAISLDPHDSGAYFNLGLTLARLNQLEPAIAQYKKALSLEPNYADAHYNLGNALYTQGKLTEAVTEYTAAIRLKPSYAPTYTRLGNALYDRGELAEAVTQYKKSISFDPKYADAHYYLGNALYAQGKSAEAIAEYTAAIRLSPKNPAGYNALGNTLYAQGKLEEAIAQYKQALNLEPNYADAHYNLASAFYAQGKLTEAITDYTEAIRIDPKHAQAYTGLANAMDDQGKPQEAIAHYKKAISLVPNDAFTYYNLGITLGREQQLEEAIVNLKKAKELFQAEDNKEMVEQVDQLIQKINIRTN, encoded by the coding sequence ATGCTGAAAAACAAGAATGTACTGGTAGCAGCTATTATCTGCTTGTGTTTGAGTAATGGGAATACTGCTTTTAGTAAAGATGTTGGCGTTGTTTTATCAAAAATTCCAGGCTCAAATCGAGCAGCACTTCCTGGCAACAAAAATGCAGTTGCTAACTTCGAGGAAGGAAGCAATCTATACAAACAAGGAGATTTCAAAGGAGCAGAGGTGGCTTTTCGGAAAGCGATTGAACTTGAACCCAATTTTGTACAAGCTTATATTGCTTTGGCAAATACTCTCGACGATCAAGGCAAACCCCAAGAAGCGATCGCACATTACAAAAAAGCCATCAGCCTCGATCCTCATGACTCTGGAGCCTACTTTAATTTGGGTTTAACTTTAGCAAGGCTAAATCAGTTAGAACCTGCGATCGCGCAATATAAAAAAGCCCTCAGCCTTGAACCCAACTATGCAGACGCTCACTATAATTTAGGAAATGCTCTCTACACTCAAGGTAAGCTAACCGAAGCAGTCACCGAATATACAGCAGCTATTCGCCTCAAACCCAGTTATGCCCCAACTTACACGCGTCTGGGAAATGCTCTGTACGATCGAGGTGAGCTAGCAGAAGCAGTGACTCAGTACAAAAAATCCATTAGCTTTGATCCAAAATATGCAGACGCTCACTATTACTTAGGAAATGCTTTATACGCTCAAGGAAAGTCAGCTGAAGCGATCGCCGAATATACAGCAGCCATTCGCCTCTCTCCAAAAAATCCCGCAGGTTATAATGCCCTGGGAAATACTCTCTACGCTCAAGGCAAACTAGAAGAAGCGATCGCACAATACAAACAAGCCCTCAACCTTGAACCCAACTATGCAGACGCTCACTATAATTTAGCAAGCGCTTTTTACGCTCAAGGCAAGCTAACTGAAGCAATCACCGACTATACCGAAGCGATTCGCATCGATCCGAAACACGCACAAGCTTACACAGGTTTAGCAAATGCGATGGACGATCAAGGTAAACCCCAAGAAGCGATCGCACATTACAAAAAAGCCATTAGCCTTGTACCCAACGATGCCTTCACTTACTATAATTTGGGCATCACTTTAGGAAGAGAACAACAGCTAGAAGAAGCAATCGTTAATCTCAAAAAAGCCAAAGAGTTATTCCAAGCTGAAGATAACAAGGAAATGGTTGAGCAAGTCGATCAGCTAATCCAAAAAATTAATATTCGAACGAATTGA